In Arenicella xantha, the genomic window CTGCGCTAAGCAGTGAAGCACTCTGCGATGGCAACCCAATCCGATAGATCTTTGCCTCAAACACCTCGCCACCGCGTTGACGCATCTCATCTGCTGGCCAATCTAAACCATTTTCACCGCGCATAATTAGGAGCTTACGATTCTTGAGGTCTTGCATCGTATCAACCATAAGCAAGGCCTCAGCACCGTGACCTTGCTCAGGAAAGTGAGCATTCACGCCATGCCTGAAAAGTTGTTTTGCTGTTTCTGCACCAACCGCCATGACCCGTGCATGAGCCGGCAAGCCACCATTATTCTGGATCAATGGAAAACCGTATTCGACCGCATTACGCGACACAAAAATGATGTCGGTAAATGTATCAAGTTGCTGCAAAACCTCAACTAACTCAGCATCTTGCCGCGCAGCGACCGCTAAGGTCGGCACGTGTGTGGGGGTATAATCCAAGCGATGCAAAATGGCCGCGGTGTTACCCAAAAACTGCTCCTGACGCGTCAAAATCACCGTGGGGCGACTAATGGTATTGAGCACCAATGGCTCTCGGTATACCGATGCAAGAATCTCGCCAGCACCTTGTTTAAGCAGGTCTTCAGCAACGGTTTGCCCCAAGTGTTCCGCGCCTTGGATAGAAATATCCGTACCAGTCGCGAGACTACTTAAAACTTGCGAACCGTCGGTTTTACCAACTAGGCCGCGCATTCGAATTTTACCCGCCTCTAGCTGCGCATAACCCGCAACCGGCACTTGGCAACCGCCTTCTAGAGCCGCATTCATAGCCCGTTCTGCGGCCAAAAAGACCGCACTTTGCATGCTGTGTAATGGTGCTAAAAGCGCCTTGGTTGTGGCGTCATCAGATCGACATTCAATGCCAACAATACCCTGCCCAACCGCGGGTAAGCATAACTCAGGATTAATGTACTGCTTGATACGATCAGCGAAGCCAAGACGCAGCAAACCCGCCGCAGCCAGAATAATTGCGTCGTAGTCGCCGTTGTCCAATTTTTGTAATCGAGTATTGACGTTACCGCGTAATTCAATGAACTCTAAGGTTGGAAATGCATGTTTGAGTTGCGCAACGCGACGTAAGCTTGAGGTCCCAACGCGCGCGCCTTGGGGCAGTGCATAGAGGTTTTGATAGTTATTCGAAACCATCGCATCGCGTGGATCTTCGCGCTCACAGACAACCGAAATTTCGAGACCGCGAGGCAGATCCACCGGCACGTCTTTCATCGAATGCACCGCAATGTCAGTCTGCCTCTCTAACAATGAGACTTCCAGTTCTTTCAGGAATAGTCCTTTACCACCAGCCGTCACCAAACTGCGGTCAAGCAGCTGGTCACCTTTGGTTGTCATTGGCACAATTTCGACTACCAATGCCGAATGAACAGCCAACAATTGATCTTTAACATAGTTGGCTTGCCACAGTGCCAGCGGGCTATTGCGAGTCGCAATGCGAATCGTTTTCATAGAGTATCTGAAGCGTCTTGCTAATCTTATGGGGTAAGTAACTGTACCATAAGGCATTCTCGATTCAGACTGGTTTTTATATCGTCGTGCTAAACGCCGCACAAACCC contains:
- a CDS encoding uroporphyrinogen-III synthase is translated as MLNTISRPTVILTRQEQFLGNTAAILHRLDYTPTHVPTLAVAARQDAELVEVLQQLDTFTDIIFVSRNAVEYGFPLIQNNGGLPAHARVMAVGAETAKQLFRHGVNAHFPEQGHGAEALLMVDTMQDLKNRKLLIMRGENGLDWPADEMRQRGGEVFEAKIYRIGLPSQSASLLSAAIKNSQKIEGVFVHSQQSVNNLLALAGSQVDELLATKMVAGSDNIAGHARKLGWQGEILIAESPSNKHMMIAFSR